One region of Duncaniella freteri genomic DNA includes:
- a CDS encoding DUF3873 family protein: MTQNGISTTQRGQEQYEAFYYTHRGERVEQIMYDYRTEYGELFSVVAPTLKECRQKRDEWLAKKK, translated from the coding sequence ATGACACAAAACGGAATATCGACCACGCAGAGAGGTCAAGAGCAATACGAAGCCTTCTACTATACTCATAGAGGTGAACGAGTGGAACAAATTATGTATGATTATCGTACCGAGTATGGCGAACTATTCTCCGTGGTAGCACCCACCCTTAAAGAGTGCCGACAGAAGCGAGACGAATGGCTCGCCAAGAAAAAATAG
- a CDS encoding PcfJ domain-containing protein — MKPRNKKQEQILAMSGQLRPLTTAQKQWALTHTIDNYALKFKKGKAVCLICGHEWEAEEGMCRCPHCGAKVEVKATTQRVVRERSYFNIITAVKGFQVIRMFLMIVEFRKGMKANPGFVEIGSYWIDKHGHTTVVGLQRTLGHYIDSFAFGSPLEIRHDNDAFWHIANQWVYPRIKVTDTIKRNGYTTYAYGAHPVTMFQQLLTNPKAETLMKAGEGGLFRYLCHHPKEVDKYWDTIKVARRAGYKIDDPQMWFDYIKMLDRMGRDLHSPTLVAPKDLKAVHDEYVAKAERQRIKEQREKDRKRAEEDEAKFEELKGRYTGLVMTDGEIVVHTLNSVAEYYDEGSRQHICVGSSSYYLKENTLVFTAKIKDKTIATIEISLKDYSIIQCRAFANKVCQYQDRIAQIISDNIKMIAERKRA, encoded by the coding sequence ATGAAACCGAGAAACAAGAAGCAAGAGCAGATATTGGCAATGAGTGGGCAGCTTCGCCCACTCACCACCGCCCAAAAGCAGTGGGCACTGACCCATACAATTGACAACTATGCCCTTAAATTCAAGAAAGGGAAAGCCGTATGTCTGATATGCGGTCACGAGTGGGAAGCCGAGGAAGGAATGTGCCGTTGCCCACATTGTGGCGCAAAGGTTGAGGTCAAGGCTACCACTCAGCGAGTTGTAAGGGAGAGGTCATACTTCAACATCATCACCGCAGTCAAGGGTTTTCAAGTAATCCGAATGTTTCTGATGATTGTGGAGTTCCGCAAGGGTATGAAGGCAAATCCCGGCTTTGTTGAAATCGGCTCCTATTGGATTGACAAGCACGGACACACCACAGTTGTAGGGCTTCAGCGCACATTAGGTCACTACATTGACTCATTCGCTTTCGGCTCTCCATTGGAAATCAGACACGACAATGACGCATTTTGGCACATCGCCAACCAATGGGTATATCCCCGAATCAAGGTGACTGACACAATCAAGCGCAACGGATACACAACGTATGCCTATGGCGCTCACCCCGTGACTATGTTTCAGCAGTTGCTCACCAACCCCAAGGCTGAAACTCTGATGAAAGCCGGAGAGGGAGGGTTGTTCCGCTACCTCTGCCACCACCCTAAAGAGGTTGACAAATATTGGGACACAATCAAGGTGGCACGCAGGGCAGGTTACAAGATTGACGACCCGCAGATGTGGTTTGACTACATCAAGATGTTGGATAGAATGGGCAGAGACCTCCATTCCCCCACGTTGGTAGCGCCAAAAGACCTTAAAGCCGTACACGATGAATATGTGGCAAAGGCTGAACGTCAGCGTATCAAGGAGCAGAGAGAGAAAGACCGCAAGAGAGCGGAGGAAGATGAAGCCAAGTTTGAGGAACTCAAAGGCAGATACACCGGATTGGTGATGACAGACGGAGAAATCGTTGTCCATACCCTCAACTCCGTAGCCGAGTATTACGATGAGGGAAGCCGTCAGCACATCTGCGTAGGTTCATCATCCTACTACCTCAAAGAGAACACATTGGTATTCACCGCCAAAATCAAGGACAAGACAATCGCCACGATTGAAATCTCCCTCAAAGACTACTCAATCATTCAATGCAGGGCATTTGCCAACAAGGTCTGCCAATATCAAGACCGCATTGCCCAAATCATCAGCGACAATATCAAGATGATAGCCGAGAGAAAGAGAGCATAA
- a CDS encoding vancomycin high temperature exclusion protein, with translation MLKNKIAKRIAWASGALIASLVIVMVVCDRMVNHAAKDRLYDSVEDMPHRKVGLVLGTSPISTWNGRRNYYFDHRIKAAADLYNTGKVDWLVVSGGDYRNTENGYDEPVAMRDSLIKQGVDSIHIVLDYDGTRTLNSIAKMRDVYRLDSIVIISQEYHNERALYQSKHLGIDAIGYNAKTPGRRTSWWRNRGREVLARVKLFIDIVRDVQPDIKESMVSDFTESKLEFLSESHIQTEYGDLICLKPDMSRLTMDMICGEIPSADNDSIVLAFAGAFTGSTSGKGHINIAGNHVSGGKIYRGYRCKRNTGAFTWSPLSGPQFFYDDYQSAMEKAAREGGMGFAQEMMIHHCKGVKTARKLGNKNVFRALCLNKENQLALYESLGIVTFGNFINALLSQGVKEALYTDMGQGWNYCFYRLNADESSPKYLHNKPLPYASNFVVLKVKQ, from the coding sequence ATGCTAAAAAATAAGATTGCTAAAAGAATTGCGTGGGCTTCAGGTGCTCTTATTGCCTCGTTGGTAATAGTCATGGTTGTATGCGACCGAATGGTTAATCATGCCGCTAAGGATCGGCTTTATGATTCAGTGGAGGATATGCCACATCGTAAGGTCGGGCTTGTGCTTGGCACTTCGCCCATATCTACATGGAATGGGCGAAGGAACTATTACTTTGATCATCGTATAAAAGCGGCCGCAGACCTATATAACACCGGTAAAGTTGATTGGCTTGTAGTCAGTGGTGGCGATTATCGCAATACAGAGAACGGATATGATGAGCCGGTGGCTATGCGTGATTCTCTGATAAAGCAGGGAGTCGATTCAATCCACATAGTTCTTGACTATGACGGCACTCGCACACTTAACTCAATAGCTAAGATGCGTGATGTGTATCGGCTGGACTCAATCGTAATAATTTCGCAAGAATACCATAACGAGCGTGCCTTGTATCAATCCAAACATCTTGGAATAGATGCAATCGGATATAATGCCAAGACCCCCGGTCGTCGTACATCATGGTGGCGTAATCGTGGGCGTGAGGTCCTTGCCCGCGTAAAACTTTTCATTGATATTGTCAGAGATGTGCAACCCGACATCAAGGAGTCAATGGTCAGTGATTTTACTGAGTCAAAACTGGAGTTCTTGTCAGAATCACATATACAAACAGAATATGGAGATTTAATTTGCCTGAAGCCAGATATGAGTCGCTTAACTATGGATATGATTTGCGGTGAGATACCCTCAGCCGACAACGATTCTATCGTTTTGGCTTTTGCAGGAGCTTTCACCGGGTCAACATCAGGCAAAGGACACATCAATATAGCCGGGAACCATGTTTCGGGAGGCAAGATATATAGAGGTTATCGTTGCAAGCGAAACACCGGTGCTTTCACATGGTCACCACTTTCCGGCCCTCAGTTCTTCTATGACGATTATCAATCAGCAATGGAAAAGGCAGCAAGAGAAGGTGGAATGGGCTTTGCACAGGAAATGATGATACACCATTGTAAAGGTGTGAAGACGGCTCGAAAATTGGGCAACAAGAACGTTTTCCGTGCCCTATGCCTCAACAAAGAAAACCAGTTGGCTCTATATGAGAGTCTCGGCATTGTCACCTTCGGCAACTTCATCAACGCCTTACTCTCACAAGGTGTAAAAGAGGCTCTTTACACCGACATGGGGCAAGGTTGGAACTACTGCTTCTATCGCCTTAATGCAGATGAGTCCTCCCCCAAATACCTTCACAATAAACCGCTCCCTTACGCCTCAAATTTTGTTGTATTGAAAGTAAAACAGTAA
- a CDS encoding PcfK-like family protein: MANEMKSSNAVMDVVRNYMEERCASDPILAIKYANPAKSLEKALNYVAHEVQKSGLTIMDSDSVFSLILHYYDENLEDVPNVNCKIAVAKELTDTERAEAKEQALEQYKEEQLRELRRQNQPKATAPKHTTAPKAGEEINVQPNLFGDDF; this comes from the coding sequence ATGGCAAACGAAATGAAATCATCAAACGCAGTTATGGATGTTGTCCGTAACTATATGGAGGAGCGTTGCGCAAGCGACCCTATCCTCGCTATCAAATATGCAAATCCGGCCAAATCATTGGAAAAGGCTCTGAACTATGTGGCTCACGAGGTGCAGAAAAGCGGACTCACCATTATGGACTCGGATAGCGTGTTCTCTCTAATCCTTCACTATTACGATGAGAATTTGGAGGATGTCCCCAATGTCAACTGCAAGATAGCGGTCGCAAAGGAACTCACCGATACCGAGAGAGCCGAAGCAAAGGAACAGGCTCTGGAGCAGTACAAGGAGGAACAACTCCGAGAACTCCGCAGACAGAACCAGCCGAAGGCAACCGCACCCAAGCACACCACCGCACCGAAAGCAGGTGAAGAAATCAATGTTCAACCCAATCTCTTCGGAGATGACTTCTAA
- a CDS encoding site-specific integrase: MAGIPQIKIVFDRRKKASAVNPGTVEIEVSYNRERVRLSTGVAVLKQQWSGKEVVNHPQADHLNEQIRRVYDGIHEKMSSIASTKGEYDLSLLKKVKKTKLQGSSASFLDWLEERIDMRPVTESTRKQHKVMLNCLRDFGLIRFFSDLTPKNIRLWDDFIRKRVTAQASVHGYHKRLKPYIVEAIQFEKLESNPYDGMRISRGKSEGIKFLTEEERDRVEALELYGMTEKVRDMFIFSCYTGLAYSDLVKIKKSDVFRQGDDYCIRDKRMKTGMPYTIVLLPKAIAILKKYNYDLNLMSNQKCNDQLKIIANLAKLHINLTMHVGRHTFATWALTKGVGIETVSKMLAHSNVTMTEKYAQVLQTSVIQGFGKLK, from the coding sequence ATGGCAGGAATACCACAGATTAAGATTGTTTTCGACCGCCGCAAGAAGGCATCGGCCGTCAACCCCGGCACCGTTGAGATTGAGGTGTCGTACAACCGTGAGCGCGTCCGTCTCTCCACCGGCGTCGCTGTCCTAAAACAGCAGTGGAGCGGCAAGGAGGTAGTCAACCACCCTCAGGCCGACCATCTGAACGAACAGATACGCCGTGTCTATGACGGTATCCATGAGAAGATGTCGTCCATAGCTTCGACAAAGGGCGAATACGACCTGTCGCTTCTCAAAAAGGTCAAGAAAACAAAGTTGCAGGGTTCGTCGGCAAGTTTCCTCGACTGGCTGGAGGAACGTATCGACATGCGCCCTGTCACGGAGTCAACACGCAAGCAGCACAAGGTCATGCTCAACTGCCTGCGCGACTTCGGGCTGATACGCTTTTTCAGCGACCTCACCCCGAAGAATATCAGACTATGGGACGATTTCATACGCAAGCGTGTGACAGCCCAGGCATCGGTTCATGGCTATCACAAACGCCTCAAGCCCTATATCGTGGAGGCGATACAGTTTGAGAAGCTGGAGTCCAACCCCTACGACGGCATGAGGATTTCCCGAGGAAAGTCGGAGGGTATAAAATTCCTTACCGAAGAGGAACGTGACCGTGTGGAAGCCCTCGAACTCTACGGCATGACGGAGAAAGTGCGCGATATGTTCATTTTCTCGTGCTACACGGGGCTGGCATACTCCGACCTCGTGAAGATAAAGAAGTCGGACGTGTTCAGGCAGGGCGATGACTACTGCATACGCGACAAGCGTATGAAAACCGGTATGCCCTATACGATTGTGCTGTTGCCTAAGGCGATAGCCATACTGAAAAAGTATAATTACGACCTCAATCTGATGAGCAACCAGAAATGCAACGACCAGCTGAAGATAATCGCCAATCTTGCCAAGCTGCACATCAACCTGACAATGCACGTCGGCCGCCACACGTTTGCGACGTGGGCGTTGACAAAGGGCGTGGGCATCGAGACTGTGAGCAAGATGCTCGCCCATTCCAACGTGACAATGACCGAGAAATACGCCCAGGTGCTTCAGACGAGCGTCATACAGGGCTTCGGTAAACTCAAATAA
- a CDS encoding RloB family protein, translated as MPKVRKQTTVIIGEGPTEFFYLNSLKDEFRQLQSIKPDTPKNTSLRELERSIESAIAIGYDRIFCLIDMDNKKKDPTSWAAYSELKRKYHGKKVHNEKKGLNYEVRFFETDRCTELFFLYYFRYTGQNYADSKSIEDELCRICGYEKTQRFFRTHPLHQYFQKKGGDWVRAIENALKSEKCLIDGERDYTYSEIGSMFKELGIV; from the coding sequence ATGCCAAAAGTAAGGAAACAAACCACTGTGATTATCGGCGAAGGCCCTACGGAGTTCTTCTATCTCAATTCATTGAAGGATGAGTTCCGCCAGTTACAGAGCATCAAACCGGACACTCCGAAGAATACGAGCCTGCGTGAATTGGAACGCTCGATTGAATCTGCAATAGCAATCGGATATGACAGGATTTTTTGTCTTATCGACATGGACAATAAGAAGAAAGACCCGACAAGTTGGGCAGCCTATTCTGAATTGAAACGGAAATATCATGGCAAGAAGGTCCACAATGAGAAAAAGGGGCTCAATTATGAAGTCCGTTTCTTTGAGACTGACCGCTGCACTGAACTGTTCTTCCTTTATTATTTCAGATATACGGGACAAAATTATGCCGATTCAAAAAGCATAGAGGACGAGCTTTGCCGGATATGTGGATATGAAAAAACTCAACGGTTTTTCAGGACACATCCATTGCATCAATATTTCCAGAAGAAAGGCGGTGATTGGGTAAGGGCGATTGAGAATGCCCTGAAATCTGAGAAATGCCTGATTGACGGAGAACGGGATTATACCTATTCCGAAATAGGCTCAATGTTCAAAGAGCTGGGAATTGTCTGA
- a CDS encoding AAA family ATPase, whose protein sequence is MIREFWTENYLSIRERQTMNFETDGDDENWMSAEISKGVHLGRVGIIFGANASGKSNMLKAMQNAFELMFIDRKDRNERVHSEMPFALIKNQPTKMFVSFYADGIRYDYMISYLESHIIREELNYYPNKSKSLFYEREFAGEDRQCEIKFGTSIGIKAKTLRVLKEHTLNNHSVLSTYGKVSLPEDACKIAALYNWIKSHVHGVSNDGESLVSLLKEVSQDEKKKEFFIQMLKKADFNISNFSVISDGVENHVEFVNTSDEGNFMLPLSTQSAGTIKYLVDLNYLYNAITGDHIYMLDELGEDLHYDLLLYYIQVFLANSCQSQLFFTTQEMTLLSEDQFNENRQSVWFVEKSSETAASEYTRADKLGLRREHSLYNSYRIGRFGSKPVLGSPFILNQE, encoded by the coding sequence ATGATACGCGAATTCTGGACTGAAAACTACCTGTCAATTCGGGAACGCCAAACGATGAACTTCGAGACGGACGGCGATGATGAAAACTGGATGAGTGCCGAAATCTCAAAAGGAGTTCATCTTGGCCGTGTGGGAATAATATTCGGAGCCAACGCTTCGGGCAAATCGAATATGCTCAAAGCGATGCAGAATGCTTTTGAACTTATGTTCATTGACCGTAAGGATCGAAATGAAAGAGTACATTCTGAAATGCCTTTTGCTTTGATCAAGAATCAGCCGACAAAGATGTTCGTGTCTTTTTATGCCGACGGTATCAGATATGATTATATGATTTCATATCTCGAAAGCCATATCATCAGAGAGGAATTGAATTACTATCCCAATAAGAGCAAGTCTCTGTTTTATGAACGCGAGTTTGCCGGTGAAGACAGACAATGCGAGATTAAATTTGGAACAAGCATCGGGATAAAGGCGAAGACCCTCCGGGTTCTGAAAGAGCATACTCTCAACAATCATTCGGTCCTCTCTACGTATGGAAAAGTGTCCTTGCCGGAAGACGCATGTAAGATTGCGGCACTGTACAATTGGATTAAGTCCCATGTACATGGAGTCAGCAATGACGGTGAAAGCCTCGTCTCTCTTTTGAAGGAAGTAAGTCAGGATGAGAAAAAGAAAGAATTCTTCATACAGATGTTGAAAAAGGCTGATTTCAATATTTCAAATTTCAGCGTCATATCGGATGGTGTCGAAAATCATGTGGAATTTGTAAATACATCAGATGAAGGTAACTTCATGTTGCCTCTCTCCACACAGTCTGCCGGAACAATTAAATATCTGGTTGATCTTAACTATCTGTATAATGCCATAACCGGAGACCATATCTATATGCTTGACGAATTAGGCGAGGATTTGCATTATGATCTGCTACTGTATTATATTCAGGTCTTCCTTGCCAATTCGTGCCAATCGCAGTTGTTTTTCACAACACAGGAGATGACATTGCTTTCAGAAGATCAGTTTAATGAAAACCGTCAATCAGTGTGGTTCGTAGAGAAGTCATCTGAAACGGCGGCATCTGAATATACCCGCGCTGACAAACTCGGCCTCCGCAGGGAACACTCACTCTACAATTCCTATCGTATCGGTCGGTTTGGGTCAAAACCTGTGTTGGGTTCGCCGTTCATCTTAAATCAGGAATGA